A section of the Nitrospiraceae bacterium genome encodes:
- a CDS encoding SDR family oxidoreductase gives MMVSLNGKVVMITGASGGLGQAVTKAFSQAGAKVVVVGRELPQTLPEGLLGLAADVTDEVEVQRLMKEAVEKTTRLDCVINLVGGFAMGRLADTDASAWSRMLSLNLTSAFLLSREATRLMTKQGAGRMIHIAARAAVDRFPGAGAYIVSKSGLLALIKVLALELAGSGVKVNGVLPSTIDTPANRESMPDADPNQWVKPEAIAALLVFLASDEADSLNGALIPIGAA, from the coding sequence ATGATGGTATCCCTCAATGGAAAAGTTGTCATGATCACAGGGGCATCGGGTGGCTTGGGCCAGGCGGTGACCAAAGCATTCTCCCAGGCGGGTGCCAAGGTGGTGGTCGTGGGCCGGGAACTTCCTCAGACACTTCCGGAAGGTCTGCTGGGCCTTGCAGCGGATGTCACCGATGAGGTTGAGGTTCAGCGCCTCATGAAGGAGGCCGTTGAAAAAACCACACGCCTCGATTGCGTGATCAATCTTGTTGGCGGGTTTGCCATGGGTCGCCTTGCCGACACGGACGCATCCGCGTGGTCCCGAATGCTCTCCCTCAATTTGACCTCGGCCTTTTTGCTGTCGAGGGAGGCGACACGCCTGATGACCAAACAAGGCGCTGGTCGCATGATCCATATTGCGGCTCGCGCCGCCGTGGATCGGTTTCCCGGTGCCGGTGCGTATATTGTCTCAAAGTCGGGCCTTCTGGCTCTGATCAAAGTGCTGGCTCTTGAGTTAGCCGGTTCGGGCGTGAAAGTGAACGGGGTGCTGCCATCCACCATTGATACGCCGGCTAATCGGGAAAGCATGCCTGACGCCGATCCTAACCAATGGGTGAAGCCGGAAGCCATTGCCGCGCTGCTGGTTTTTCTTGCCTCTGATGAGGCTGATTCGCTGAATGGAGCGCTCATTCCTATCGGGGCAGCATAA
- a CDS encoding VOC family protein translates to MKAQYLGHVVFYVKNLEQSLIFYRDVVGFQEVGKIFGGKAAALTSGRTHHELLLIEVGDVPGPPSGRRRGLYHIGIKVGESLDDLRAAKQDLDRAGITIGGMSDHTVSQSLYLHDPDGNEVELYVDAPEVDWKHDPTLVLAPIKPLTL, encoded by the coding sequence ATGAAAGCCCAATATTTAGGACATGTGGTGTTTTACGTCAAAAATCTCGAACAGTCTTTGATATTCTATCGTGATGTGGTGGGGTTTCAGGAAGTCGGAAAAATTTTCGGAGGGAAAGCGGCGGCCCTCACATCCGGCCGGACTCATCATGAACTGCTGTTAATTGAAGTCGGCGATGTTCCAGGACCGCCCTCAGGAAGAAGGCGTGGCCTTTATCATATTGGTATTAAGGTTGGAGAGAGTCTTGATGACCTTCGTGCGGCCAAGCAGGATCTTGATCGGGCCGGTATCACCATTGGAGGTATGAGTGACCATACCGTAAGTCAAAGTCTCTATCTTCATGATCCCGATGGGAACGAGGTAGAACTCTATGTGGATGCGCCGGAGGTAGATTGGAAGCACGATCCGACATTGGTGCTGGCACCGATCAAACCCCTGACGTTGTAA
- a CDS encoding sigma 54-interacting transcriptional regulator has translation MNERTQSVPGDLDPRSHALLEVSESIAAHRDLTTLLQDLAQRLPRIVPLNFIGLALHRSERNTIQDYLIQANIPADIQGGKEWALDAHPSGWVWQTQQPLIISDLTQDSRFPTVLPLMLEDGVQSICTVPLTTALRRLGAIDFASVEKGTYQDSELTFLLQVARQVAVAVDNVLHQEELCRERDRLQVLLDVNNAVVSKLELGDLFATMVTSLRRVIPHEATSLYFYNPDAKNFRRQVLNFPSGKGLLGGSHSIALDDTPAGEAFRSRKTVCWHEADLQPFHSDTARQLIAEGVKSGCCVPLMLPDRVLGTLNVGSTRPSAFSTADADLLTQVAGQVAIALDNALAYREITELKEKLEKENVYLRDEIRTETNFEEIVGESPGLKRVLQQLGIVAPTDSTVLILGETGTGKELIARALHQLSTRKDQAFVKINCAAIPTGLLESELFGHEKGAFTGAISQKVGRFELAHRGTIFLDEIGEVPLELQSKLLRVLQEQEFERLGGTRTIRVDVRLAAATNRDLMQMVDAGEFRSDLYYRLNVFPITIPPLRDRQEDIPILVRYFAQRYATRMKKPIETIPTRTMERLAGYPWPGNIRELENLIERAVILSQGSELAVPLLDLKANLQRSTQPITTLEGAERDHILRALQDTKWVIGGASGTAARLGMKRTTLISKMKKLGISRPT, from the coding sequence ATGAATGAACGGACTCAGTCGGTTCCCGGGGATCTTGATCCGCGTTCCCACGCTCTGCTGGAGGTCTCAGAATCGATTGCGGCCCATCGGGACCTGACCACCCTGTTACAGGACCTGGCTCAACGACTTCCCCGCATCGTCCCCCTCAATTTCATCGGCCTGGCTCTCCATCGGTCCGAGCGGAACACCATCCAGGATTACCTCATTCAGGCCAATATTCCTGCGGATATTCAGGGCGGGAAAGAGTGGGCTTTGGATGCCCATCCCAGTGGCTGGGTGTGGCAAACCCAGCAGCCGTTGATTATTTCCGACCTGACTCAGGACTCCCGCTTTCCCACAGTGCTCCCGTTAATGCTCGAAGACGGGGTGCAGTCGATCTGTACGGTTCCGTTGACGACCGCATTACGCCGTCTGGGAGCAATCGACTTCGCGAGCGTGGAAAAAGGCACCTACCAGGATTCGGAATTGACGTTTCTGCTTCAGGTCGCCAGGCAGGTGGCGGTGGCCGTGGACAATGTCCTGCATCAGGAGGAATTGTGCCGCGAGCGGGATCGCTTGCAAGTCCTGTTGGACGTCAACAACGCAGTGGTATCCAAACTGGAATTGGGGGATTTGTTTGCCACTATGGTCACGTCCTTGCGACGGGTGATTCCTCATGAAGCCACCAGCTTATATTTCTATAATCCCGATGCGAAGAACTTTCGTCGACAGGTGCTGAATTTTCCTTCAGGAAAAGGCTTGTTGGGGGGAAGCCATTCCATTGCCCTTGATGATACGCCGGCCGGAGAAGCGTTCCGATCACGAAAAACGGTGTGTTGGCATGAAGCCGATCTGCAACCATTTCATTCCGATACCGCCCGGCAGTTGATCGCAGAGGGCGTGAAATCCGGGTGCTGTGTGCCCCTCATGCTGCCCGATCGGGTCCTGGGAACATTGAATGTCGGCAGCACCCGTCCCTCGGCCTTTTCCACGGCGGACGCCGACCTGCTCACGCAAGTCGCCGGACAAGTGGCGATTGCGCTTGATAATGCCCTTGCCTATCGGGAAATTACCGAATTAAAAGAAAAGCTGGAAAAGGAGAATGTCTATCTCCGGGATGAAATTCGGACAGAAACCAACTTCGAGGAAATTGTCGGCGAGAGCCCCGGCTTAAAGCGTGTCCTCCAACAATTGGGAATTGTCGCCCCGACCGACTCGACGGTGCTGATTCTGGGTGAGACGGGCACAGGCAAGGAACTCATCGCCCGCGCGCTCCACCAACTCAGCACGCGAAAAGACCAGGCCTTTGTCAAAATTAACTGCGCGGCCATTCCCACGGGTCTGTTGGAAAGTGAACTATTCGGCCACGAAAAAGGGGCCTTTACGGGGGCGATTTCTCAAAAGGTCGGGCGCTTTGAGCTTGCTCATCGCGGCACCATTTTCCTGGACGAAATCGGGGAAGTGCCGTTGGAATTGCAATCCAAGTTGCTCCGGGTGCTCCAGGAACAGGAGTTTGAACGGCTGGGCGGGACGCGCACGATCCGGGTGGATGTTCGTCTGGCGGCGGCCACCAACCGCGATTTAATGCAGATGGTGGATGCCGGGGAATTCCGTAGTGACTTGTATTACCGGTTGAATGTCTTTCCGATCACGATACCACCTCTTCGCGACCGGCAAGAGGATATCCCGATTCTCGTTCGGTATTTTGCTCAGCGGTATGCCACCAGGATGAAAAAGCCCATCGAAACCATTCCGACCAGGACGATGGAACGTCTGGCAGGCTATCCCTGGCCGGGAAATATCCGTGAACTGGAAAACCTGATTGAGCGTGCTGTGATTCTTTCGCAGGGTTCCGAACTGGCTGTGCCGTTATTGGACCTCAAAGCAAACCTTCAGCGGTCGACTCAGCCCATAACAACATTAGAAGGAGCCGAACGGGATCACATCCTCCGTGCTCTGCAGGATACCAAATGGGTGATCGGCGGCGCTTCAGGCACGGCGGCACGGCTGGGGATGAAACGCACCACGTTGATTTCAAAAATGAAAAAGCTTGGAATTTCGCGCCCGACGTAA
- a CDS encoding methyltransferase domain-containing protein, producing MATTKPTEGPSPALFFQTVNGHMRTAALKSAIELELFSAIAEGHRTPKALATRCGGAERGLRMLGDYLTVGGFLTKQGEEYQLTPDSELFLTKTSAAYLGPTLNFMLSSPLVEGFKQLTGAVRKGGTVVGEKGTLAPEHPDWVTFARSMVPLMKGPAEWIAKWVKQEAPGTRKVLDVAAGHGVFGIEIARTILEADITAQDWPNVLTVARENAQAAGITKRFHELPGSAFEVEFEKDYDVILLTNFLHHFDVPTCDAFLRKVYSSLKPGGSVITLEFIPNEDRISPAPMAEFCLIMLATTPAGDAYVFSEYDRMFRHAGFGESIMEDIPASNERVIITKK from the coding sequence ATGGCAACAACCAAACCTACTGAAGGACCTTCACCGGCATTGTTTTTTCAAACCGTCAATGGACATATGCGAACGGCAGCTCTGAAATCCGCCATTGAACTGGAACTGTTTTCGGCCATCGCGGAAGGCCATCGCACCCCAAAGGCCTTAGCTACACGATGTGGAGGTGCTGAACGAGGGCTGAGAATGTTGGGAGATTATCTGACCGTGGGAGGTTTTCTGACCAAACAGGGGGAAGAATATCAGCTGACTCCTGATTCGGAGTTATTTTTAACGAAGACGTCGGCTGCGTATTTAGGGCCGACGCTGAACTTTATGTTGTCATCTCCTCTGGTGGAAGGATTTAAACAGCTCACTGGTGCCGTTCGAAAAGGGGGAACCGTGGTCGGGGAGAAAGGAACTTTGGCACCGGAACATCCGGATTGGGTGACGTTTGCGCGCTCTATGGTTCCGTTAATGAAAGGTCCGGCTGAATGGATTGCCAAGTGGGTGAAGCAGGAAGCCCCGGGTACCCGGAAGGTGTTGGATGTGGCAGCCGGTCATGGGGTGTTCGGCATCGAAATCGCCCGCACAATCTTGGAGGCGGACATTACGGCTCAGGACTGGCCGAATGTGTTGACGGTAGCCAGAGAGAATGCGCAGGCAGCCGGGATCACCAAACGATTTCATGAATTGCCGGGGAGTGCCTTTGAGGTGGAATTCGAAAAAGACTATGATGTGATCCTTCTCACGAATTTTCTGCATCACTTCGATGTCCCCACCTGTGACGCCTTTTTGAGGAAGGTGTATAGCTCACTCAAGCCGGGAGGGTCTGTGATCACGCTGGAATTTATTCCCAATGAAGATCGCATTTCTCCGGCGCCGATGGCGGAGTTCTGCTTGATTATGTTGGCTACTACGCCGGCCGGGGATGCCTATGTCTTCAGTGAATATGATCGCATGTTCCGTCATGCCGGATTTGGTGAGAGCATCATGGAGGATATCCCTGCATCCAATGAACGGGTTATCATCACCAAAAAATAG
- a CDS encoding ankyrin repeat domain-containing protein: protein MIVFLVVVGGPDFAMPEESSRKLDEALLHAAERNDAAMIRQLLKQGASIQAQDGRGQTALLLAVDRNHVESAKLLIEAGADVNAQDRQLDSPLLLAGARGYLEILQLILAAHPDFTIYNRFGGTALIPACERGHVETVRALLQTDVDINHVNRLGWTALLEAIILSDGGPRHQEIVGMLMKGGADINLPDGDGITPLQHARNKGFTPIVQMLESAGAR, encoded by the coding sequence ATGATTGTTTTTCTAGTAGTGGTGGGCGGACCGGATTTTGCCATGCCTGAAGAGTCAAGCCGAAAGCTGGATGAGGCGTTGCTTCACGCCGCGGAACGAAATGATGCAGCCATGATCCGGCAATTGTTGAAACAAGGAGCAAGCATTCAGGCTCAAGATGGAAGGGGGCAAACGGCGTTACTCTTGGCCGTTGATCGGAATCATGTTGAAAGCGCCAAGTTGTTGATTGAGGCGGGAGCGGATGTGAATGCGCAGGATCGTCAACTGGACAGTCCCTTGCTCTTGGCCGGAGCGAGAGGATACCTCGAAATTCTACAGCTGATCTTAGCGGCCCATCCCGATTTTACAATTTATAACCGGTTCGGAGGGACGGCCTTGATTCCGGCATGTGAACGAGGGCATGTGGAAACGGTGAGGGCCCTATTGCAGACCGATGTGGATATCAATCATGTGAATCGATTGGGTTGGACCGCGTTGTTGGAGGCCATTATTCTGAGTGACGGGGGTCCCAGACATCAGGAGATTGTAGGAATGCTTATGAAGGGGGGAGCCGATATCAATCTGCCGGATGGGGATGGCATCACCCCGCTGCAACATGCTCGCAACAAGGGATTTACACCTATCGTTCAGATGCTGGAATCTGCAGGAGCCCGATAA
- a CDS encoding 2-oxo acid dehydrogenase subunit E2, producing the protein MITRVVMPKLTDTMEEGVVVAWKKHEGDAVESGDILAEIETDKAVLDLESFGSGVLKKVLVPEGETVKAGKLIAVIGEQDDDIEATLTETSEDQAAAREPQKDSPPPSRKEKPSSPSPAPSIPAKEEKSGSAKTEAQATKAETRPEAKIKVSPRAKALAKEQGIDLSTIKGSGPEGRIVEADIQGQMDTAKVSEGQNKDIPLSQMRKAIARVTTSSKAPVPHFYLTTEVAMDQAERLRKQMEEANTSPLSLTVLFVRAAALALARHPEINVSFLGETIRRHATIDIGIAVALEEGLITPVIRDCAGKNILQVAEEIRDLFVRAKGQQLTPEEYAGATFSISNLGMYEVDNFIAVLMPPQAASLAIGAVNVVPVARGRAIKLSRRMKVTLSCDHRALDGAQGARFLQSFKRALEKPLELFLPVKTPSTHHKQAGQ; encoded by the coding sequence ATGATTACGCGCGTCGTCATGCCCAAGCTCACGGACACAATGGAGGAAGGGGTGGTAGTGGCTTGGAAAAAGCATGAGGGGGATGCTGTCGAGTCGGGAGACATTCTGGCGGAAATTGAAACGGACAAAGCCGTCCTTGATCTGGAATCCTTTGGGTCCGGCGTGCTGAAAAAAGTGTTGGTGCCCGAAGGGGAAACCGTGAAAGCCGGGAAGCTCATTGCCGTGATCGGCGAGCAGGACGATGACATTGAAGCCACGCTGACTGAGACTTCTGAGGACCAGGCTGCAGCACGTGAACCTCAAAAGGATTCTCCTCCTCCTTCACGAAAGGAAAAGCCCTCTTCTCCCTCCCCGGCACCATCCATCCCGGCCAAGGAAGAAAAGTCCGGCAGTGCGAAGACAGAAGCCCAGGCAACAAAGGCAGAGACACGACCGGAGGCAAAGATCAAAGTGTCACCCCGAGCCAAGGCGCTGGCGAAAGAACAGGGAATTGATTTGTCCACAATCAAAGGAAGCGGCCCTGAAGGCCGGATCGTTGAAGCCGATATTCAGGGACAGATGGATACTGCCAAGGTTTCTGAGGGGCAAAACAAGGACATTCCTCTGAGCCAAATGCGCAAGGCGATTGCTCGGGTGACCACGTCAAGCAAGGCCCCTGTCCCGCATTTTTATCTCACCACCGAAGTGGCCATGGATCAGGCCGAGCGGCTTCGGAAGCAGATGGAGGAAGCGAATACCTCCCCCTTGAGTTTAACGGTCCTGTTCGTTCGTGCGGCCGCCCTGGCTTTGGCCCGTCATCCTGAAATCAATGTGTCCTTCTTGGGGGAAACCATACGGCGGCATGCCACGATTGATATCGGGATCGCGGTGGCCTTGGAGGAGGGACTCATTACTCCTGTGATACGGGATTGCGCCGGAAAAAATATTCTGCAAGTTGCTGAAGAGATCCGTGATCTGTTTGTCCGGGCCAAAGGCCAACAGCTCACTCCGGAAGAATATGCCGGGGCCACGTTCTCTATTTCGAATCTTGGGATGTATGAAGTGGATAATTTTATTGCGGTCTTGATGCCCCCACAAGCGGCTTCTTTGGCCATAGGCGCGGTGAATGTTGTCCCAGTGGCACGAGGGCGGGCCATAAAGTTGTCCCGCCGAATGAAAGTCACGCTGTCCTGCGATCATCGAGCACTTGATGGTGCCCAAGGGGCACGGTTTCTTCAGTCATTTAAACGAGCGCTGGAAAAGCCGTTGGAACTTTTTCTGCCGGTGAAAACGCCATCAACACATCATAAGCAAGCCGGCCAATAA
- a CDS encoding nuclear transport factor 2 family protein: protein MMSIQQQVQAVIDGVLAGKLLETFDKYYADNVVMSENLKDERVGKAANREYEQQFLNNVQEFHGARIGRTIVDGNHAAVEWTFDLTFKGGNRVQMQQVAVQTWKDGKIIREDFYHG, encoded by the coding sequence ATGATGAGTATTCAACAACAGGTTCAAGCTGTGATCGATGGAGTTTTGGCCGGGAAACTTTTGGAGACATTTGACAAGTACTACGCTGATAACGTGGTGATGAGCGAAAACCTAAAGGACGAGCGAGTCGGGAAAGCCGCCAACCGGGAATATGAACAACAATTTTTAAATAATGTTCAGGAATTCCATGGGGCCCGGATCGGACGGACGATCGTTGACGGGAATCATGCCGCCGTGGAATGGACGTTTGACCTGACCTTCAAAGGGGGAAACCGCGTGCAAATGCAGCAGGTGGCCGTGCAAACCTGGAAGGATGGAAAAATCATTCGGGAAGATTTTTATCATGGGTAA
- a CDS encoding DoxX family protein, which yields MKTFFQTEERWAPVILRVMLALVIFPHGAQKLLGWYGGNGFEGTMGFFTQQMGLPWVIAFLVIIGESVGALALAAGFMTRFTAASLGIIMLGAIATVHWSNGFFMNWFGQQAGEGFEYHLLVIGMGLSLMVTGGGKWSVDQVIGKWLSPQESTHADGTRRTAAA from the coding sequence ATGAAAACATTTTTTCAAACAGAAGAGCGGTGGGCGCCGGTGATTTTACGAGTGATGTTGGCGCTGGTCATTTTTCCTCATGGGGCGCAAAAGTTGCTGGGATGGTATGGCGGAAACGGGTTTGAGGGCACCATGGGATTCTTTACCCAGCAGATGGGTCTGCCCTGGGTGATTGCCTTTCTGGTCATTATCGGAGAATCGGTGGGCGCGCTTGCCCTGGCCGCCGGATTCATGACGCGGTTCACCGCAGCCAGTTTGGGCATCATCATGTTGGGGGCGATCGCCACGGTGCACTGGTCGAACGGGTTTTTCATGAACTGGTTTGGCCAACAGGCCGGCGAAGGATTCGAGTATCACCTGCTCGTCATTGGTATGGGGCTTTCATTAATGGTGACGGGCGGCGGGAAGTGGTCGGTTGATCAGGTGATTGGCAAATGGCTTTCACCGCAGGAATCAACCCACGCTGATGGGACTCGCCGGACCGCGGCAGCCTAA
- a CDS encoding heme-binding protein — translation MAMICLGGLFATGVSGAELPREAVLPLSLATKAATVAVEQCTKDGYRVSAAVVDRAGVVRALLREDGAGPHTVDSSRKKAYTSASVKRPTAELGELIAKMPAVQALRDMNENILMLGGGLPIEFGGEVVGGIGVGGAPGGHLDAACAQAGLESIGAASKVQTDK, via the coding sequence ATGGCCATGATATGCCTGGGAGGGCTGTTCGCAACGGGCGTGTCGGGGGCTGAGCTGCCGCGTGAGGCGGTGCTGCCACTCTCATTGGCCACGAAGGCCGCAACTGTGGCGGTCGAACAATGCACAAAAGATGGATATCGAGTGAGTGCGGCAGTCGTCGATCGGGCCGGAGTGGTGAGAGCGTTATTACGGGAGGATGGTGCCGGTCCCCATACGGTGGATAGCAGCCGCAAAAAGGCCTATACCTCGGCCAGTGTGAAAAGACCCACGGCTGAATTGGGCGAGTTGATTGCCAAGATGCCGGCGGTTCAGGCGTTGCGGGATATGAACGAGAATATCCTTATGCTTGGTGGCGGGCTTCCCATTGAATTCGGTGGAGAGGTGGTCGGTGGTATCGGGGTTGGTGGAGCGCCAGGTGGACATTTGGATGCCGCATGTGCGCAGGCAGGGTTGGAGAGTATCGGTGCCGCGTCCAAAGTCCAAACAGATAAATAA
- a CDS encoding VOC family protein, whose protein sequence is MPVQVYGVNHVVIEVDDAQKAVEFYADVFNLEMLRGGEGNAWCKMGEHQFLAIFEVKTLQPDRTKHFGIMVRDDAQVKEVREKITKKYGLEVHPDFRCDFRDPWGNRIQVGDLHDESLIWLLPYREVQDIGITFASPTSAS, encoded by the coding sequence ATGCCGGTACAAGTCTATGGAGTCAATCACGTAGTGATCGAAGTTGACGATGCGCAAAAAGCCGTCGAGTTTTATGCGGATGTCTTCAATCTTGAGATGCTGCGGGGTGGGGAGGGCAACGCCTGGTGCAAAATGGGAGAGCATCAGTTTTTGGCCATTTTTGAAGTGAAAACCCTTCAACCGGATCGCACCAAACATTTCGGCATCATGGTCCGGGACGACGCTCAGGTAAAAGAAGTACGGGAAAAAATCACCAAGAAATATGGACTGGAGGTCCATCCGGATTTTCGATGTGATTTCCGGGATCCCTGGGGTAATCGGATCCAGGTCGGGGATCTGCATGATGAATCCTTAATCTGGCTTCTTCCGTACAGGGAGGTTCAGGATATTGGAATCACATTTGCCTCACCGACGAGTGCCTCCTGA
- a CDS encoding VOC family protein, protein MQGFLDHIVLNIEDDETIIDFYTNILMLPAERLEDYVAGNAPFPSVRINQHTVIDLFPRKLWEQNIPAGQGFRNLNHLCLSLTKKDWEDLQGRLRDQKIAISEGPVQRWGARGSGTSIYFTDPEGNVIEARFYEGNDQPKKCLLGT, encoded by the coding sequence ATGCAAGGATTTCTGGATCACATTGTGCTGAATATCGAAGATGATGAAACTATCATCGATTTCTACACCAACATTTTGATGTTACCGGCGGAGCGACTCGAAGACTATGTCGCCGGGAACGCGCCGTTTCCTTCTGTGCGCATCAATCAACATACCGTCATCGACTTATTTCCCAGGAAGTTGTGGGAGCAGAATATTCCGGCGGGGCAAGGATTCCGCAACCTGAATCACTTGTGTCTTTCCCTCACCAAAAAGGATTGGGAAGACTTACAAGGCCGACTTCGTGATCAGAAGATTGCCATCAGCGAAGGGCCTGTCCAACGGTGGGGAGCGCGGGGATCGGGAACCTCAATCTATTTCACCGACCCTGAAGGAAATGTGATCGAGGCCCGATTTTATGAAGGAAATGATCAGCCAAAGAAATGCCTGCTTGGGACATAA